The genomic region AATACAATATCAATGCCATTGCTTCCTTGTGGATTGTTTTTATATTTCTCTAATCATGAAGAATTACCAATTTTAGACTACCAGAAAAGAATTGAAGATGTAGGCTTTTATCCGATGCATAATGTACAAAAAGTAATGATTTGTCAAAAAAGATTGATTGTTTTAAATGACATCGGTAAAATATATGAAATCAGCTTAATGAATCCTTGGTACTATACCGAAAAGGATAATATTTCAGATTTAGATAAGAAAAAAAGTATCAAGGTATATAACTTTATAAAAAACGGAAAAAAATATAAAAATACTTATGCACATACATTTGGCCTACAAGATAATGATAAGAATAAGAAATATAAAGTTGCATACTCTACTCCCATTATTAATGGGATAACGAAAATTGGACTTTGTAGCCATAGATATTTAGTAGGCGAAACGATCTATTCATTTTTTGCCTTTGATATAAAGAATCAAGAAATTACATATTTTTTTGATGAAGAAGAGTATAAGGATTTTTGCTATAAGAATATTTATTCTGCCGGTTTTGAAATGCTTATTTCTTTATATTGTTACAAGAAATGAAAGAGAAAAATTATGAAGAAATTGTACCTAATCTTACTTTTTAGTATGTTTTTTGCTTTCAGTCTTGCAGCACAGCCTTTGTCGTACGATTCTTTTACAAAAAAATACAAAGAAGCTGCGCAGTTGTATTATCAAAAACGATACGAATCTGCTTTGCAAATTCTTGATATTCTAGCGGCAGATGATTATGCACAGACTTATCCATCTGTTTTTCTTAGCAGGTCTTTAGTGTTATATTACATGGGAAGATATGATGAAGCAAAAATAGACATAGAAAAAGCTATTGCCTTTCAGCCTTATACATTGAAACTGCGCTTATGTCGTTCGATGATAAATATGGCTTTGAAAGAATATGAAGAAGCTTTAGCGGATATAAACTATTGCCTGGAAAAGAATCCTACATGGGCAGACGCTTATCATCAAAAAGGTTTAATATATCTGACTTTATCAAATTATTCCGAAGCTTTGGATAACTTCGATAACGCACTTGCAACCGCAAACGGCTCTTACAAGCCGGAGTATTTTTCTGACAGAGGTTTTTCGTATTATTATTTGCACTATTTTGAAAAAGCAAAAGATGATTTTCTTCATTCACTGACACTTACAGAAAACGATAATGTATATTTATGCCTTATAGATGTTTGCTATAAATTACAGCAATATGACGAAGGTATTAAATATGCAAATATTCTCATAAAACCAGGACGGCGCGTTGAATCTGCAATAATAGACCGCGCATATATTTATCTTGTACAAAAGCGCTATGACGAAGTAAGAGCCGACTTAGATTTAATCGAAAAATCATGTGAAAATCTTAGTTCATATCATAAGGTAAAAGCAGTCTATGCTATATTAACAGGCGATAAAGCTTCTGCAATTGAAGCAGTTGATAAAGCTTATACATTAAATTCACAAGACAAAGATATTTTGATATTGAGGGAAGCGTTGAGTACAGATGAAATTGATATTCGTAAGATCGTAAATTTGCTAATAGATTTTAGCTATACTTTTTAACTTACATTATTTTCTCACAGAATGAGTTACGGCCGTATGTGAGGAATAAACAGAAATAGGGACGGTAGTATTCCGGACAGCGATTGAAGCGGAAATCCTTTTTGCCGCACGTGTAATGCAAGTGCGGTTTTTGGAGCGCTTAAGCGGAAAAACACCGCGGGAACAAAACAGCAGCGGCAAAAAGATTGGAGCGGAAAGCGCGGTGCCGATACTTGTGTACCTTTGCATTGTATTGATAGTACACAAGTATCGGCAGTCCGCCAAAGAAAGCGGTTTATTAAAAAGCAAGACTATGCCGGAGGTTTTTCCGCTTACGGCAATCCTTGCCGGAAGCGGAAAAACGAAGCCTTTTGAAAAGAGGCGGAGCAGATACAAGGAGACAGCCGAAAATAAAGCGGAGGCGTATCGGGTATACGGTGAGCATTTATTTTCGGCGTGCGACGCCGTAGATGCCCGCATATTTTCAAAAGGGGACGGGGATGGGTTAGCCGACAGGGTCTTTAACATCGGCGGAGCAAATAAGCTGTATGTGCAGCGGAACAAGTTAGGGAAAGTAGGCTTATTAAAGAAGATAAAACTACCGACCGGTGGAAGCTATGAGCTTGAGTACGCACGAGTAGGGAATACGCGGGAATTACCGCAGAGTAAGTATGTGTTAAGCAGCGTAACGATGAACTCCGGGCTCCAGAGTAAGAGCGGGAACGTACAGTCGTACCGCACAACCTACGCTTACAAAGACGGATACTATGACCGCAAAGCAAAAGAGTTCTATGGATTTAAGACAGTCCGCGCGGTAACGGGGACGGGCAAGACCACCGAGACCGAGTACTACATCGATGCCTATTACCGCAAAGGCATGATTAAAAAAGAGACGGTAAGCACCGGAGGAAGCATCTATTCGATAAAAGAGTATGAAGTAGATGAAGAGCCTCATGCGCGGATAAAAAAAGAGTGGAACACAATACGAGAAGGATACCGCTCGATACAAACGGAAAGCGACTATGAATACGACCGATACGGTAACGTTACGGAGCTGGACGACAAGGGAGACGTCAGTAGAAGCGACGACGACATCATTGCCCGAATACGGTATTGGGACAGCGGCGATGAGCGGCGCTACTTTAAAGCGCACCCGGAGCGTATCGAAGTGCTGGACGGCAAAAGCGGCAGGCTGTTGCGGAAGCGCGAAGGACGCTACGATAATAACACCGGTGCGATAACGGAACTAAAGCAATACATCTCAAGCGGCACGAGTCTTACCTACACGATAGACTGGGATGAGAAGGGAAACATTAAGACCCTGATAAGTCCCACAGGCAAGAAGGTAAGCTACCGCTACCAAGATGGGATATATGTAAGTAAGATAACCGAAGAAGGCAGTAAAGGCGGCACTCCGTACGAGAGTACGCTCCTGTGGGACAGTGCCTTAGGAGTAAAGCTTGCAGAAACCGACAGCGCGGGTAACACCATGAAGTACCGGTATGACGGCTTCGGGCGAGTTATTGAAGTGCGAAGTCCCTATGATGATCCTGCAGGTACTCCCTACGCAAAGTACGAATACCATACCCCGGAATCTTCTTTCTGGTACACCGTAACGGAGAATAAGCTGACTACCAAAGCAACGGACAAAGCCGTGATGAAAACCGTCGTCATGCACGACGGCTTAGGCCGCGCCCTCTACACGGCGAAAGAAGGGGAAGTGTACCGAGAAGGAACCGCCGGAGAAACGAATGTCGGGTGGAATATTTCAGGGGCGACCTACTACGATGAGGCAGGCAGAAAGATAAAAGAAGGAATGCCGTTCTTCTATGGCGGCGATTTACCGAATGAACTTGCCAACAAAGCCGCCTACGCAAGCGTCGAACAGTTCTATGAGCTGAACGACTTTACCAAGCTCCGCAACGAAACGGTATACACCTACGACGGCATAGACCGAGTAATAAAAACATTGTTGCCGGATGGAAGCGAACAGAAAAACGAGTACGCAATAGAAAACAGCCTACAGGTAACAACCGCAACCGACCCGCTTGAGAATAAGAGCGTTACAAAGAAAGACGCGCGCGGAAACATCCGCGAAGTGGAACGAAGGGACAAGGCAAACAACATCCTCACCAAAGGCCGGTACGAATATTCGGTATTGGGAGAGATGCTTCGGGCATACGACGCCAATGAAAACATTGTCTCGGTAACATACGACCTGTTAGGGAGAAAAGTAGCCTTAGAAAGTAAAGACACCGGAAGGAAAGAATGGCGCTATGATAGTAAAGGCCTCCTTGAAGCGGAATCGGATTCACTGCTGCGCAGTAAGTTAAGCGAGATACAGTACCACTACGACGGTTTTGACCGGCTCGTAAAGATAGACTACCCGTTTAGCGAAGATGTTGAATACACCTACGGAGTGCCCGGCCAAGTTGGTGCAGGCGAGATAGTCCATAAAAAAGATGAGAGCGGAGAGATACGCTACAAGTACGGGAAGTTAAGCGAAGTCGTAGAAGAGACACGAACGATTAAGCGCTATGAGGTACTCAGTAAGCCGGAAACGGCGACCTTCACCTATTGCTCGGACTACCTCGGCCGTATGCAGACCATGCACTACCCCGACGGGGAAACTATTACCTACACCTACGACAAAGGCGGACAGCTCAAAGGGGTGAGCGGCGTAAAGAACACAATAAAAGGAACGGAAAACTATAGTTACATTGACACGATTGTCTATGACGAACACGGGCAGCGCGTGTATATCAAATACGGAAACGGCGTAGAGACCCGCTACCGCTACGACGACAAGCGCCGGTGGTTAAAAGACATCGAGACGAGAAATAAACAAACCGATGAGGTATTCCAAAAGATAAGCTACCGCTTCGATAAAGTCGGGAATGTCCTCGGTTACAGCAACGACGCGAGTGTCTACGAGACGAGCCAGAGTTACACCTACGACAGCCTCTATCAGCTCATCGGAGTGGAGGGAACCAGCAACCAGTACAAGGCGATAAAAAGCTTTGGAAGTACGCCGGTACATGTTGCAAAGTATAAGCAAGACTTTGCCTTTGACGGCATCGGGAATATGACACGTAAGGCCAGCACCACGAACCTCCCCGGTGCCCGCGGTAACGCCTACCCGAACGCAGAGCTTGACTACGACCTCACCTACGAGTACGACCCGGCCTACGCACACCGGCTTGTGCATGCCGGAAACCGCTACTACCGCTATGACGCGAACGGCAACATAACGGCGGAAAAAGACGGCCCGTTTACCGAGGACGATGAGTTTATTTTTACATACAACTACGACCCGGACACCGACGTCTACGGCACCGAC from Treponema vincentii harbors:
- a CDS encoding tetratricopeptide repeat protein → MKKLYLILLFSMFFAFSLAAQPLSYDSFTKKYKEAAQLYYQKRYESALQILDILAADDYAQTYPSVFLSRSLVLYYMGRYDEAKIDIEKAIAFQPYTLKLRLCRSMINMALKEYEEALADINYCLEKNPTWADAYHQKGLIYLTLSNYSEALDNFDNALATANGSYKPEYFSDRGFSYYYLHYFEKAKDDFLHSLTLTENDNVYLCLIDVCYKLQQYDEGIKYANILIKPGRRVESAIIDRAYIYLVQKRYDEVRADLDLIEKSCENLSSYHKVKAVYAILTGDKASAIEAVDKAYTLNSQDKDILILREALSTDEIDIRKIVNLLIDFSYTF
- a CDS encoding toxin TcdB middle/N-terminal domain-containing protein yields the protein MQVRFLERLSGKTPREQNSSGKKIGAESAVPILVYLCIVLIVHKYRQSAKESGLLKSKTMPEVFPLTAILAGSGKTKPFEKRRSRYKETAENKAEAYRVYGEHLFSACDAVDARIFSKGDGDGLADRVFNIGGANKLYVQRNKLGKVGLLKKIKLPTGGSYELEYARVGNTRELPQSKYVLSSVTMNSGLQSKSGNVQSYRTTYAYKDGYYDRKAKEFYGFKTVRAVTGTGKTTETEYYIDAYYRKGMIKKETVSTGGSIYSIKEYEVDEEPHARIKKEWNTIREGYRSIQTESDYEYDRYGNVTELDDKGDVSRSDDDIIARIRYWDSGDERRYFKAHPERIEVLDGKSGRLLRKREGRYDNNTGAITELKQYISSGTSLTYTIDWDEKGNIKTLISPTGKKVSYRYQDGIYVSKITEEGSKGGTPYESTLLWDSALGVKLAETDSAGNTMKYRYDGFGRVIEVRSPYDDPAGTPYAKYEYHTPESSFWYTVTENKLTTKATDKAVMKTVVMHDGLGRALYTAKEGEVYREGTAGETNVGWNISGATYYDEAGRKIKEGMPFFYGGDLPNELANKAAYASVEQFYELNDFTKLRNETVYTYDGIDRVIKTLLPDGSEQKNEYAIENSLQVTTATDPLENKSVTKKDARGNIREVERRDKANNILTKGRYEYSVLGEMLRAYDANENIVSVTYDLLGRKVALESKDTGRKEWRYDSKGLLEAESDSLLRSKLSEIQYHYDGFDRLVKIDYPFSEDVEYTYGVPGQVGAGEIVHKKDESGEIRYKYGKLSEVVEETRTIKRYEVLSKPETATFTYCSDYLGRMQTMHYPDGETITYTYDKGGQLKGVSGVKNTIKGTENYSYIDTIVYDEHGQRVYIKYGNGVETRYRYDDKRRWLKDIETRNKQTDEVFQKISYRFDKVGNVLGYSNDASVYETSQSYTYDSLYQLIGVEGTSNQYKAIKSFGSTPVHVAKYKQDFAFDGIGNMTRKASTTNLPGARGNAYPNAELDYDLTYEYDPAYAHRLVHAGNRYYRYDANGNITAEKDGPFTEDDEFIFTYNYDPDTDVYGTDYGFGLDAPKETEETHPENLFAYRRNYTWNEKNLLTKSSDRTYTVHYRYGEDGQRALKYTEEGRSETLYFNNFYTIHIPVQDKNNPQGLRVHKHIFVGNSRLVTAMTHTDNNGDNAEQREKRYYYHSDHLGSAQFVTDWRGRQYEHIEYTPYGELWIEEVAAGLDKLPFRFTGKEMDEETGLYYYGARYLDPKYSRWISTDPALSEYMAGSSVGAGGIYNTVNFNVYHYGNNNPIKYTDPTGMWIDNGDGTYTAEKGDTLWDKYGADWKEKSGFTRDPRTLQVGETVGEKNIPTYSDASAEMKQQIPQGNAQYSNEQDTPSPLVNSNPDSKGYSRGANIAIGLGEILLGIGFYVGSTITAVGIDVATEGTGSYYAGMAILEGYATGSLLFAYGITRLAGSNNQKFKDDIVGTFVPPE